A single genomic interval of Streptomyces sp. NBC_00663 harbors:
- a CDS encoding polysaccharide deacetylase family protein: MARHGAGRGWYGKVIGAALGVTVLATGASMWTAQAGAVDSSPKAGASAKPAAVKPVDVTIVHASDKGARGVNITIDDGPDPVWTPQVLDVLAEYGVKATFCMVGTQAQAHPELVKQVVAAGHRLCDHSVSHDTTMDKKSEAYQSQQILDAERMITEASGGVRPLYYRAPGGAFTPYSRKLAASHGMRPLGWNVDTKDFERPGTAAIVTTVQQEIPNGPTLLFHDAGGDRSQTVEALRQVLPWLKEQGYSFGFPVR, from the coding sequence ATGGCGCGGCACGGTGCTGGGCGGGGCTGGTACGGCAAGGTCATCGGGGCGGCGCTCGGCGTGACGGTGCTGGCCACCGGCGCCTCGATGTGGACCGCGCAGGCCGGTGCCGTGGACTCGTCGCCGAAGGCGGGCGCGTCCGCCAAGCCGGCCGCCGTGAAGCCGGTGGACGTGACCATCGTGCACGCCTCCGACAAGGGGGCGCGCGGCGTCAACATCACCATCGACGACGGACCCGACCCCGTGTGGACCCCGCAGGTCCTCGACGTGCTCGCCGAGTACGGGGTCAAGGCCACGTTCTGCATGGTGGGGACGCAGGCGCAGGCCCACCCGGAGCTGGTGAAGCAGGTCGTCGCGGCCGGGCACCGGCTGTGCGACCACTCGGTGTCGCACGACACCACCATGGACAAGAAGTCCGAGGCCTACCAGTCCCAGCAGATACTCGACGCCGAACGCATGATCACCGAGGCGTCGGGCGGTGTACGCCCTCTGTACTACCGGGCCCCCGGCGGCGCCTTCACCCCGTACAGCCGCAAGCTCGCCGCCTCCCACGGCATGCGCCCCCTCGGCTGGAACGTGGACACCAAGGACTTCGAGCGCCCGGGCACCGCCGCCATCGTCACCACCGTCCAGCAGGAGATCCCCAACGGTCCCACCCTCCTCTTCCACGACGCCGGCGGCGACCGCTCCCAGACGGT